Proteins encoded within one genomic window of Streptomyces profundus:
- the holA gene encoding DNA polymerase III subunit delta, which yields MLRGMVGRGSRNDGGGPAAVTLAVGQEELLLDRAVRDVISAARAGDPDTDVRELTAPDLRPGTLAELTSPSLFAERKVVVVRQAQDLAADAVKDVKGYLTAPAEEISLVLVHAGGVKGKGLLDAARKAGAVEVACPKMTKPADRLGFVRGEFRALGRSATPAACQALVDAIGGDLRELASACAQLSSDIEGTIDDEVVARYYTGRAEASSFAVADRAVEGRAADALEALRWALSTGVAPVLVTSALAQGVRAVGKLAGAPGGMRPADLARELGMPPWKIDRARQQARGWSADGVATALRAVADADAAVKGGGYDPGYALERAVITIAHARR from the coding sequence ATGCTGAGGGGCATGGTTGGCAGGGGCAGTAGGAACGACGGCGGCGGTCCGGCCGCGGTCACGCTCGCGGTGGGCCAGGAGGAGCTGCTGCTCGATCGGGCCGTGCGGGATGTGATCAGCGCGGCCAGGGCCGGCGATCCCGACACCGATGTGCGGGAGTTGACGGCGCCCGATCTCCGTCCCGGCACGCTGGCCGAGCTGACCAGCCCCTCGCTCTTCGCCGAGCGGAAGGTGGTGGTGGTCCGTCAGGCGCAGGATCTCGCCGCCGACGCCGTCAAGGACGTCAAGGGCTATCTGACGGCGCCCGCCGAGGAGATCAGCCTGGTGCTGGTGCACGCCGGCGGCGTCAAGGGCAAGGGCCTGCTGGATGCCGCGCGCAAGGCCGGAGCCGTCGAGGTGGCCTGCCCCAAGATGACCAAGCCGGCCGATCGGCTGGGGTTCGTCCGTGGGGAGTTCCGGGCGCTGGGGCGCAGCGCCACGCCGGCCGCCTGCCAGGCCCTGGTGGACGCCATCGGCGGGGATCTGCGCGAGCTGGCCTCGGCCTGCGCACAGCTGTCCTCCGATATCGAGGGCACCATCGACGACGAGGTGGTCGCCCGCTACTACACCGGCCGGGCCGAGGCGTCGAGCTTCGCCGTGGCGGACCGCGCCGTCGAGGGGCGTGCGGCGGACGCGCTGGAGGCGCTGCGGTGGGCGTTGTCCACGGGGGTGGCCCCCGTCCTGGTCACCAGCGCGTTGGCGCAGGGCGTTCGGGCCGTCGGCAAGCTGGCCGGTGCCCCCGGCGGGATGCGGCCGGCCGATCTGGCCAGGGAGTTGGGGATGCCGCCCTGGAAGATCGACCGGGCCAGGCAGCAGGCCCGCGGATGGTCGGCGGACGGGGTGGCGACGGCGCTGCGGGCCGTCGCCGATGCGGACGCGGCGGTCAAGGGCGGCGGCTACGACCCGGGCTATGCCCTGGAGCGCGCCGTCATCACCATCGCGCACGCCCGCCGCTGA
- a CDS encoding pyridoxamine 5'-phosphate oxidase family protein — protein sequence MADRAAQPRTPERRKQDVLTRLTEDQDVWVATADPAGEPCLVPLCFLWWGETLLMSTRAGNPTARNIDVNGRATLSLGHTRDVVLIEATAESVAPEAVDAAEAAAFKSKMGWEATNRPDWAVLRFRPLTVRAWREANELRGRQLMRDGQWLV from the coding sequence ATGGCTGATCGTGCGGCGCAGCCGCGAACTCCGGAGCGGCGCAAGCAGGATGTGTTGACCAGGCTCACCGAGGACCAGGATGTCTGGGTGGCGACCGCCGATCCGGCGGGCGAGCCCTGCCTGGTGCCGCTGTGCTTCCTCTGGTGGGGAGAGACGTTGCTGATGTCCACCAGGGCGGGCAACCCCACGGCGCGGAACATCGACGTCAACGGGCGGGCCACCCTCAGCCTGGGGCACACCAGGGACGTGGTGCTGATCGAGGCCACCGCCGAGTCGGTGGCGCCCGAAGCCGTGGACGCGGCCGAGGCCGCCGCCTTCAAGAGCAAGATGGGCTGGGAGGCGACGAACCGGCCCGACTGGGCCGTGCTGCGTTTCCGCCCCCTGACCGTGCGGGCCTGGCGCGAGGCGAACGAGCTGCGCGGACGCCAGCTGATGCGCGACGGACAGTGGCTGGTCTGA
- a CDS encoding ComEA family DNA-binding protein produces MSTQLWKSQDGRSGRDDRVGAGGAGGFGRGRGAGPAGAAGRAPGRGPGRHAARRRSRFARAGAAAPPALAGRAAALFPDTSTDAAPAGGSPADGGALSQKPVADSQADRSPPPARPRLSWWLRLRLGFAERMPSWLRLRCGLEPRALLALLVVLVVAGGLAAHHFWAGRARAVSVAEPVDGARVDPAVSAHAGEPAPSDPAGGERLPDVVVDVAGEVRAPGLYPLPAGSRVADALAAAGGPLTAEDAEGLNQARLLVDGEQLLVGGEAPMAGPGVAAPPPGQGGPPAGPVSLNSATPEQLEALPGIGPVLAQEIVGHRQERGGFTAIDQLSEVTGIGERRLAELRDRVTL; encoded by the coding sequence ATGAGTACACAGCTGTGGAAAAGCCAGGATGGCCGAAGCGGCCGGGACGATCGGGTCGGCGCCGGCGGCGCCGGCGGGTTCGGGAGAGGGCGGGGGGCCGGGCCCGCCGGGGCGGCGGGGCGTGCCCCGGGCCGGGGGCCCGGGCGGCACGCCGCCCGGCGGCGGTCCCGGTTCGCCCGCGCTGGCGCGGCGGCCCCGCCGGCGCTGGCGGGCCGGGCCGCCGCGCTGTTCCCCGACACCTCGACAGACGCGGCGCCCGCCGGGGGATCGCCGGCGGACGGCGGCGCCCTGTCGCAGAAGCCCGTAGCGGACTCCCAGGCCGATCGCTCGCCGCCACCGGCTCGGCCTCGCCTGTCCTGGTGGCTTCGGCTGCGGTTGGGGTTCGCCGAGCGGATGCCCTCGTGGCTGCGGCTTCGCTGTGGTCTGGAGCCGAGGGCGCTGCTGGCGCTGCTCGTGGTGCTGGTCGTCGCCGGTGGGCTGGCCGCTCATCACTTCTGGGCGGGGCGGGCCCGCGCGGTCTCCGTCGCCGAGCCGGTCGACGGGGCCCGCGTCGACCCCGCCGTGTCCGCCCACGCGGGCGAGCCGGCCCCGTCGGACCCCGCCGGGGGCGAGCGGCTGCCGGATGTGGTGGTGGATGTGGCGGGAGAGGTGCGGGCGCCGGGGCTCTACCCACTGCCCGCCGGCTCCCGGGTGGCCGACGCGTTGGCCGCCGCCGGCGGGCCGCTGACGGCCGAGGACGCCGAAGGGCTCAACCAGGCCCGGCTGTTGGTGGACGGGGAGCAGTTGCTGGTGGGCGGCGAAGCGCCGATGGCCGGCCCCGGGGTCGCGGCGCCACCGCCGGGCCAGGGCGGGCCGCCGGCGGGGCCGGTCAGCCTCAACTCGGCCACGCCCGAGCAGTTGGAGGCGCTCCCCGGCATCGGCCCTGTGCTGGCTCAGGAGATCGTCGGCCATCGGCAGGAACGCGGCGGCTTCACCGCCATCGATCAGCTGAGCGAGGTCACGGGGATCGGCGAACGTCGCCTTGCCGAGCTGAGGGATCGTGTCACCCTCTGA
- the rpsT gene encoding 30S ribosomal protein S20 has translation MANIKSQIKRIKTNEKARLRNQAVKSEVKTAIRRAREAAANGDYEQAEAARRVASQKLDKAVSKGVLHPNNAANKKSALAARVNALQG, from the coding sequence GTGGCGAACATCAAGTCCCAGATCAAGCGGATCAAGACCAACGAGAAGGCCCGGCTGCGCAACCAGGCGGTCAAGTCCGAGGTCAAGACCGCGATCCGGCGGGCCCGCGAGGCCGCCGCCAACGGCGACTACGAGCAGGCCGAGGCCGCTCGCCGGGTCGCCTCCCAGAAGCTGGACAAGGCCGTCAGCAAGGGTGTGCTGCACCCCAACAACGCGGCCAACAAGAAGTCCGCCCTGGCCGCTCGGGTCAACGCGCTCCAGGGCTGA
- the lepA gene encoding translation elongation factor 4, with product MPAIPSNAPEPSRTAPALIRNFCIIAHIDHGKSTLADRMLQLTGVVDQRQMRAQYLDRMDIERERGITIKSQAVRMPWGAEDGTAHVLNMIDTPGHVDFTYEVSRSLAACEGCILLVDAAQGIEAQTLANLYLAMENDLTIIPVLNKIDLPAAQPEKFAAELAHLIGCDPGDVLRVSAKTGEGVEALLDEVVRQVPEPVGEADAPARAMIFDSVYDSYRGVVTYVKMVDGRLGKRERIQMMSTGATHELLEIGVNSPEMTAADGLAVGEVGYLITGVKDVRQSKVGDTVTLQRHGATVALGGYKDPKPMVFSGLYPLDGSDYPALRDALEKLQLNDAALVFEPETSAALGFGFRVGFLGLLHLEVIRERLEREFGLDLIATAPNVVYQVTMEDGTEFTVTNPSEYPGGKIAEVREPVVRATLIAPSEFIGAIMELCQNRRGSLQGMDYLSEERVELRYTLPLAEIVFDFFDALKSKTRGYASLDYEPTGEQTAALVKVDILLHGDKVDAFSSIVHKDKAYAYGVRMAGKLRELIPRQQFEVPIQAAIGARVIARETVRAIRKDVLSKCYGGDISRKRKLLEKQKEGKKRMKMVGRVEVPQEAFIAALSSDSDGGGEAKGKK from the coding sequence GTGCCCGCGATCCCCTCGAACGCGCCGGAGCCCAGCCGCACCGCCCCGGCCCTGATTCGCAACTTCTGCATCATCGCGCACATCGACCACGGCAAGTCCACCCTCGCCGACCGGATGCTCCAGCTGACCGGGGTGGTCGACCAGCGGCAGATGCGTGCCCAGTACCTCGACCGGATGGACATCGAGCGCGAGCGTGGCATCACGATCAAGTCCCAGGCGGTCCGGATGCCCTGGGGCGCCGAGGACGGCACCGCCCATGTGCTGAACATGATCGACACCCCGGGTCACGTGGACTTCACCTACGAGGTGTCCCGTTCGCTGGCCGCCTGTGAGGGCTGCATCCTGTTGGTCGACGCCGCCCAGGGCATCGAGGCGCAGACCCTGGCCAACCTCTATCTGGCCATGGAGAACGACCTCACGATCATCCCCGTGCTCAACAAGATCGACCTGCCGGCGGCCCAACCGGAGAAGTTCGCCGCCGAGTTGGCGCATCTGATCGGCTGCGACCCGGGGGATGTGCTGCGCGTCTCGGCCAAGACGGGCGAGGGCGTCGAGGCGCTCCTCGACGAGGTGGTCCGGCAGGTGCCCGAGCCCGTCGGTGAGGCTGACGCCCCGGCCCGCGCGATGATCTTCGACTCGGTCTACGACTCCTACCGGGGCGTGGTCACCTACGTGAAGATGGTGGACGGACGGCTCGGCAAGCGCGAGCGCATCCAGATGATGTCCACCGGCGCCACCCACGAGCTGCTGGAGATCGGGGTGAACTCCCCGGAGATGACCGCCGCCGACGGCCTGGCCGTCGGCGAGGTGGGCTATCTGATCACCGGCGTGAAGGACGTCAGGCAGTCCAAGGTCGGCGACACCGTCACCCTCCAGCGCCATGGCGCGACCGTGGCGCTGGGCGGCTACAAGGACCCCAAGCCCATGGTGTTCTCCGGGCTGTATCCGCTCGACGGGTCCGACTATCCGGCGCTGCGCGACGCGTTGGAGAAGCTCCAGCTCAACGATGCCGCGCTGGTCTTCGAGCCGGAGACCTCGGCGGCGCTCGGCTTCGGCTTCCGGGTGGGCTTCCTGGGGCTGCTGCACCTGGAGGTCATCAGGGAGCGGCTGGAGCGCGAGTTCGGCCTCGACCTGATCGCCACCGCGCCGAACGTGGTGTACCAGGTGACGATGGAGGACGGCACCGAGTTCACCGTCACCAACCCGAGCGAGTACCCGGGCGGCAAGATCGCCGAGGTGCGCGAGCCGGTGGTGCGGGCGACGCTGATCGCGCCCAGCGAGTTCATCGGCGCGATCATGGAGCTGTGCCAGAACCGCAGGGGGTCCCTCCAGGGGATGGACTACCTCTCCGAGGAGCGCGTCGAACTGCGCTACACGCTGCCGCTCGCGGAGATCGTCTTCGACTTCTTCGACGCGCTCAAGTCCAAGACCAGGGGCTATGCCTCGCTGGACTACGAGCCCACGGGCGAGCAGACCGCCGCGCTGGTCAAGGTGGACATCCTGCTGCACGGCGACAAGGTCGACGCGTTCTCCTCGATCGTGCACAAGGACAAGGCGTACGCCTACGGCGTCAGGATGGCCGGCAAGCTGCGGGAGCTCATCCCCAGGCAGCAGTTCGAGGTGCCGATCCAGGCGGCCATCGGGGCGCGGGTGATCGCGCGGGAGACGGTGCGCGCCATCCGTAAGGACGTGCTCTCGAAGTGCTACGGCGGCGACATCTCGCGTAAGCGAAAGCTCCTGGAGAAGCAGAAGGAGGGCAAGAAGCGGATGAAGATGGTCGGCCGGGTGGAGGTCCCGCAGGAGGCGTTCATCGCCGCGCTCTCCTCCGACTCCGACGGGGGCGGCGAGGCGAAGGGGAAGAAGTAG
- a CDS encoding AMP-dependent synthetase/ligase: protein MKSRPPSVAHVFLDRVAATPEREAFRYPVPTADGGPDEWRGYTWGEAGTRVLAIAAGLMDLGVLPEERVAIASSTRVDWVLADLGIMCAGAATTTVYPQTDAGETAYILADSGSRVVFAENAEQLAKVRERRAELPELVHVVVLESADAVAADGDPDGWVLSLADLAERGARYLEGKPDAVKDTVSALKGDQLATLIYTSGTTGRPKGVRLRQDTWSYMGYGIEQIEMMRPDDVQYLWLPLAHVFGKVLLAGQVKVGHVMAVDGRVDKIIENLPVVQPTVMCAVPRIFERVYNGVAAKAKAGGGAKYKIFTWAAQVAKDHTRISQDTFRRTGRASVPTGLAIKHRIADKLVYAKIRAAFGGRMKSCVSGSAALTPELGLFFTGAGIPILEGYGLTESAAASFVNRREGNRVGTVGKALPSLEVRVADDGEVLLRGPGIMDGYHGLPELTAEVLTEDGWFHTGDIGEVSDDGFLKITDRKKDLFKTSLGKYVAPTEIEGRFKVTCPYASSMLVIGAGRKFCSALIALDEVALMAWAKENGVTGDYHQVIVDQRTVALIDGYVEQLNGTLQRWQTIKSFRLLPRELDVEHGELTPSLKLKRPVVEGEYQHLIDDMYPTP from the coding sequence ATGAAGAGTCGGCCCCCGTCCGTGGCGCACGTCTTCCTCGATCGGGTGGCCGCCACCCCGGAACGCGAGGCGTTCCGCTACCCGGTGCCCACCGCCGACGGCGGCCCCGACGAGTGGCGCGGCTACACCTGGGGCGAGGCCGGCACCCGCGTCCTCGCCATCGCCGCCGGGCTGATGGACCTCGGCGTCCTTCCCGAGGAGCGGGTGGCCATAGCCTCCAGCACCCGGGTGGACTGGGTGCTGGCCGACCTGGGGATCATGTGCGCCGGCGCGGCCACCACCACGGTCTACCCGCAGACGGACGCCGGGGAGACGGCTTACATCCTGGCCGACTCGGGCAGCCGGGTCGTCTTCGCGGAGAACGCCGAGCAGCTCGCCAAGGTCAGGGAGCGCCGCGCCGAGCTGCCCGAGCTGGTCCATGTCGTGGTGCTGGAGAGCGCCGACGCGGTCGCCGCCGACGGCGACCCGGACGGCTGGGTGCTCTCGCTCGCCGACCTCGCCGAGCGCGGCGCCCGCTATCTGGAGGGCAAACCGGACGCGGTCAAGGACACCGTCTCCGCGTTGAAGGGCGACCAGCTCGCCACCCTGATCTACACCTCGGGCACCACGGGCCGGCCCAAGGGCGTGCGGCTGCGCCAGGACACCTGGTCCTACATGGGGTACGGCATCGAGCAGATCGAGATGATGCGGCCCGACGACGTGCAGTACCTGTGGCTGCCGCTGGCCCATGTCTTCGGCAAGGTGCTGCTGGCCGGCCAAGTGAAGGTCGGGCATGTGATGGCCGTCGACGGCCGGGTCGACAAGATCATCGAGAACCTGCCGGTGGTCCAGCCCACCGTGATGTGCGCGGTGCCCCGCATCTTCGAGCGGGTCTACAACGGCGTGGCCGCCAAGGCGAAGGCGGGCGGCGGAGCGAAGTACAAGATCTTCACCTGGGCCGCCCAGGTGGCCAAGGACCACACGCGGATCTCCCAGGACACCTTCCGGCGCACCGGGCGGGCCTCCGTCCCGACCGGCCTGGCGATCAAGCACCGGATCGCGGACAAGCTCGTCTACGCCAAGATCCGCGCCGCCTTCGGCGGTCGGATGAAGTCCTGCGTCTCCGGGTCGGCGGCGCTCACCCCCGAGCTGGGCCTCTTCTTCACCGGCGCCGGCATCCCGATCCTGGAGGGCTACGGGCTCACCGAGTCGGCGGCGGCCAGCTTCGTCAACCGCCGGGAGGGCAACCGGGTCGGCACCGTCGGCAAGGCGCTGCCCAGCCTTGAGGTGCGGGTGGCGGACGACGGCGAGGTGCTGCTGCGGGGCCCCGGCATCATGGACGGCTACCACGGCCTGCCCGAACTCACCGCCGAGGTGCTCACCGAGGACGGCTGGTTCCACACCGGGGACATCGGAGAGGTGTCCGACGACGGCTTCCTCAAGATCACCGACCGCAAGAAGGACCTCTTCAAGACCTCGCTCGGCAAGTACGTGGCGCCGACCGAGATCGAGGGTCGGTTCAAGGTGACCTGCCCCTACGCCTCCTCGATGCTGGTGATCGGCGCCGGCCGGAAGTTCTGTTCCGCGCTGATCGCGCTGGACGAGGTCGCCCTGATGGCCTGGGCCAAGGAGAACGGCGTCACCGGCGACTACCACCAGGTCATCGTCGACCAGCGCACGGTGGCCCTGATCGACGGCTACGTCGAGCAGCTCAACGGCACCCTCCAGCGCTGGCAGACGATCAAGTCCTTCCGGCTGCTGCCCCGCGAGCTGGACGTCGAGCACGGCGAGTTGACCCCGAGCCTCAAGCTCAAGCGGCCCGTCGTCGAGGGCGAGTACCAGCACCTGATCGACGACATGTACCCGACGCCGTAG
- the hemW gene encoding radical SAM family heme chaperone HemW produces the protein MPSALPDGEPMPDDGALPPSALAGAADRPLAFYLHVPYCATRCGYCDFNTYTAQELRGSGGALASRENYAAVLTEEVRLARKVLGDDARRVATVFVGGGTPTLLPPADLGRMLDAVRQEFGLAPDAEVTTEANPDSVDAAGLVALRAAGFNRISFGMQSARPHVLRLLERTHTPGRPELAVAEARAAGFDHVNLDLIYGAPGESEADWGASLDAAIGAGPDHVSAYSLIVEEGTRLGQRVRRGEVPMTDDDVHADRYLQADAVLSAAGFSWYEVSNWATTPAGRCRHNELYWTGADWWGAGPGAHSHVGGLRWWNVKHPGAYAQALAEGRSPGAGREVLTPEDQRVERVLLELRLVEGCPLTLLRAEGRAAAERALADGLLRPDAYADGRAALTLRGRLLADALVRDLVD, from the coding sequence ATGCCCTCCGCCCTGCCCGATGGTGAGCCCATGCCCGACGACGGCGCGCTGCCGCCGTCCGCGCTGGCCGGCGCCGCCGATCGGCCGCTCGCCTTCTATCTGCATGTGCCCTACTGCGCGACCCGCTGCGGCTACTGCGACTTCAACACCTACACCGCCCAGGAGCTGCGCGGCTCCGGTGGGGCGCTGGCCTCCCGGGAGAACTACGCGGCGGTGCTGACGGAGGAGGTCCGGCTGGCCAGGAAGGTGCTCGGGGACGACGCGCGCCGGGTCGCCACCGTCTTCGTCGGCGGCGGCACCCCCACCCTGCTGCCCCCGGCCGATCTGGGGCGGATGCTGGACGCGGTGCGCCAGGAGTTCGGCCTCGCCCCTGACGCGGAGGTCACCACCGAGGCCAACCCGGATTCGGTGGACGCCGCCGGGCTGGTCGCGCTGCGCGCCGCCGGGTTCAACCGGATCTCGTTCGGGATGCAGAGCGCCCGCCCGCATGTGCTGCGGCTGTTGGAGCGCACCCACACGCCAGGCCGCCCCGAGCTGGCCGTCGCCGAGGCGCGGGCCGCCGGCTTCGACCATGTCAACCTGGATCTGATCTACGGCGCCCCAGGCGAGAGCGAGGCGGACTGGGGAGCGTCCCTCGACGCCGCCATCGGCGCCGGCCCTGACCATGTCTCCGCCTACTCGCTGATCGTGGAGGAGGGCACCAGGCTCGGGCAGCGGGTGCGTCGCGGCGAGGTGCCGATGACGGACGACGACGTGCACGCCGACCGTTACCTCCAGGCGGACGCGGTGCTGTCGGCGGCCGGCTTCTCCTGGTACGAGGTGTCCAACTGGGCCACCACCCCGGCCGGCCGCTGTCGGCACAACGAGCTGTACTGGACGGGCGCCGACTGGTGGGGCGCGGGCCCCGGCGCGCACAGTCACGTCGGCGGGCTGCGCTGGTGGAACGTCAAGCATCCGGGAGCGTACGCGCAGGCCCTGGCCGAGGGGCGCTCGCCCGGCGCCGGGCGGGAGGTGCTCACGCCGGAGGACCAGCGGGTGGAGCGGGTGCTGCTGGAGCTGCGGCTGGTCGAGGGCTGCCCGCTGACGCTGCTGCGCGCCGAGGGGCGCGCGGCAGCGGAACGCGCGCTGGCCGACGGGCTGTTGCGCCCCGACGCGTACGCCGACGGCCGCGCGGCGCTCACGCTGCGCGGCCGTCTGCTGGCCGATGCCCTGGTGCGGGATCTGGTGGACTGA
- a CDS encoding DUF3097 domain-containing protein → MRARSYNPDLTPPWKRPRAVPEVPADPGLVVEEVTTGFCGAVIRWEKTAEGPTVTLEDRFGGHRVFPMAPRGFLLEGREVTLVRPAQAAPKRPARTASGSVAPPRARARVARAGRIFVEGRHDAELVERVWGDDLRAEGVVVEFLAGVDDLPSVVREFGPSPEARLGVLVDHLVPGSKESRIADAVRAEYGEDLVLVVGHPFVDIWAAVKPSAVGIPAWPEVPRGQDWKTGVCQALGWPPNTGAAWQRVLRGVRNFRDLDPALLGPVEHLIDHVTVGGPAGPVN, encoded by the coding sequence ATGCGCGCGCGTTCCTATAACCCGGATCTGACCCCGCCGTGGAAGCGCCCCCGGGCCGTGCCCGAGGTGCCGGCCGACCCAGGGTTGGTGGTCGAGGAGGTGACCACCGGCTTCTGCGGGGCAGTGATCCGCTGGGAGAAGACGGCCGAGGGGCCGACCGTCACCCTGGAGGACCGGTTCGGCGGCCACCGGGTCTTCCCGATGGCGCCGCGCGGCTTTCTCCTTGAGGGGCGCGAGGTGACGCTGGTGCGCCCCGCGCAGGCGGCGCCCAAGCGCCCCGCGCGCACCGCCTCCGGGTCGGTGGCGCCGCCCAGGGCGCGGGCCAGGGTGGCGCGCGCCGGTCGGATCTTTGTGGAGGGCCGGCACGACGCGGAGCTGGTGGAAAGGGTCTGGGGCGACGATCTGCGGGCCGAGGGCGTGGTGGTGGAGTTCCTGGCGGGGGTGGACGATCTGCCGTCGGTGGTCCGGGAGTTCGGGCCGTCGCCCGAGGCCAGGCTGGGCGTGCTCGTCGACCATCTGGTCCCGGGCTCCAAGGAGTCGCGGATCGCCGACGCGGTGCGCGCGGAGTACGGCGAGGACCTGGTGCTGGTGGTCGGGCATCCGTTCGTCGACATCTGGGCGGCGGTCAAGCCGTCGGCGGTCGGCATTCCCGCCTGGCCGGAGGTGCCGCGCGGCCAGGACTGGAAGACGGGCGTCTGCCAGGCGCTGGGCTGGCCCCCCAACACCGGCGCCGCCTGGCAGCGGGTGCTGCGCGGCGTACGGAACTTCCGAGACCTCGACCCGGCCCTGCTCGGCCCGGTCGAGCACCTGATCGACCACGTCACGGTCGGCGGCCCGGCTGGGCCCGTCAACTAG
- a CDS encoding MBL fold metallo-hydrolase, producing the protein MASEDGVRDGTSGAWQRIAPGIWRRRLPGWDETVGAVVGEDGVLLVDAGPSLTVGDQLRRELAELVGRPAVPVRWLAVTHPHFDHLLGAGAFPGAQRLAADGRTPPWLASDRTVTADAVRHGLDPADAERARRALPAPDRLVDERLVLPLGNGRRATLLNLGAAHSGHDLAVLVTDGEDAPGVVFCGDLVEESGEPQAGSDAEPARWPAALDRLLAAGGPAARYVPGHGAVVDAAFVRAQRAALAARFGGAGVAPGGTPA; encoded by the coding sequence ATGGCGAGCGAGGACGGCGTGCGGGACGGGACGAGCGGCGCGTGGCAGCGGATCGCGCCGGGAATCTGGCGCCGGCGGCTGCCGGGTTGGGACGAGACGGTGGGCGCGGTGGTCGGCGAGGACGGGGTGCTGCTGGTGGACGCCGGCCCCTCGTTGACCGTGGGTGACCAGCTGCGTCGGGAGCTGGCGGAGCTGGTCGGGCGGCCGGCCGTGCCGGTGCGCTGGCTCGCGGTCACCCACCCGCACTTCGATCATCTGCTGGGCGCCGGCGCCTTCCCCGGCGCCCAGCGCCTGGCCGCCGACGGGCGCACCCCGCCCTGGCTGGCCAGCGATCGGACGGTGACCGCCGACGCGGTCAGGCACGGCCTCGATCCGGCCGACGCGGAACGCGCCCGGCGTGCGCTCCCGGCGCCTGACCGGCTGGTGGACGAACGCCTGGTGCTGCCGCTGGGCAACGGTCGGCGGGCCACCCTGCTGAACCTGGGCGCCGCGCACTCAGGCCACGATCTGGCCGTGCTGGTCACGGACGGCGAGGATGCCCCCGGGGTCGTCTTCTGCGGCGATCTGGTGGAGGAGTCGGGCGAGCCCCAGGCGGGTTCCGACGCCGAACCCGCGCGCTGGCCGGCCGCGCTCGACCGGCTGTTGGCCGCCGGCGGCCCTGCCGCCCGCTATGTGCCCGGCCATGGCGCGGTGGTGGACGCGGCGTTCGTCCGCGCCCAACGGGCCGCGCTGGCGGCGCGCTTCGGCGGCGCCGGGGTCGCCCCGGGCGGGACGCCGGCGTGA
- the hrcA gene encoding heat-inducible transcriptional repressor HrcA — protein sequence MLSERRLEVLRAIVQDYVGTEEPVGSKALTERHNLQVSPATVRNDMAALEEEGYIAQPHTSAGRVPTDKGYRLFVDRLAGVKPLSSPERRAIQNFLDSAVDLDDVIARTVRLLAQLTRQVAVVQYPSLSRSTVRHVELLALAPARVMLVLITDTGRVEQRMIDCPVPLGETSLADLRARLNSRIVGQRFPDVPRLVADLPEAFGLDERGAVSTVLASLLETLVEETEERLMIGGTANLTRFGQDFPLTIRPVLEALEEQVVLLRLLGEANGSEMTVRIGHENAHEGLTSTSVVSVGYGSGDEAVAKLGVVGPTRMDYPGTMGAVRAVARYVGQILAEN from the coding sequence GTGCTCAGCGAGCGCAGGCTTGAGGTGCTGCGGGCCATCGTCCAGGACTACGTGGGCACCGAGGAGCCGGTGGGCTCCAAGGCGTTGACCGAGCGGCACAACCTCCAGGTCTCGCCGGCCACCGTGCGTAACGACATGGCCGCGCTGGAGGAGGAGGGCTATATCGCCCAACCCCACACCAGCGCCGGCCGGGTGCCCACGGACAAGGGCTACCGGCTCTTCGTCGACCGCCTCGCCGGCGTCAAGCCGCTGTCGTCGCCCGAGCGCAGGGCGATCCAGAACTTCCTCGACAGCGCGGTCGACCTGGACGATGTGATCGCCCGCACGGTGCGGCTGTTGGCGCAGCTCACGCGGCAGGTCGCCGTCGTCCAGTACCCGTCCCTCAGCCGCTCGACGGTCCGCCATGTGGAGTTGCTGGCGCTGGCCCCCGCGCGGGTGATGCTGGTGCTGATCACGGACACGGGCCGCGTCGAACAACGCATGATCGACTGCCCGGTGCCGCTCGGCGAGACCTCGCTCGCCGATCTGCGCGCCCGGCTGAACAGCCGGATCGTCGGCCAGCGCTTCCCCGATGTGCCGCGTCTGGTGGCCGATCTCCCCGAGGCGTTCGGCCTGGACGAGCGGGGTGCGGTCTCGACGGTGCTGGCCTCCCTGTTGGAGACTCTGGTGGAGGAGACCGAGGAACGGCTGATGATCGGCGGCACCGCCAACCTCACGCGTTTCGGGCAGGACTTCCCGCTCACGATCCGGCCGGTGCTGGAGGCGCTGGAGGAGCAGGTGGTGTTGCTGAGGCTGCTGGGTGAGGCGAACGGCTCGGAGATGACCGTGCGTATCGGGCATGAGAACGCTCACGAGGGCCTCACCTCCACATCGGTTGTCTCGGTCGGCTACGGTTCAGGAGACGAAGCGGTCGCGAAGCTCGGCGTGGTCGGACCGACCCGGATGGACTACCCAGGAACGATGGGAGCGGTGCGCGCAGTGGCACGGTACGTCGGACAAATCCTCGCGGAGAACTAG